In Choloepus didactylus isolate mChoDid1 chromosome 11 unlocalized genomic scaffold, mChoDid1.pri SUPER_11_unloc2, whole genome shotgun sequence, the sequence attagaatacaAGTGCATTGGAGTTCTGgattgctgtaacaaagtaccagaaATTGAGTGGCTTAAAAAAAGATTTGTTGTCTCACATTTCTGGGTGTTAgaaatctgaaagcaagttttCAATAGGACATACTTCCTTAGAAGTTAATGGAGAAAAACTCTGTTCCATGATTCTTCTACCTTCTGGTGATGGTTTTCCAGAAATCCAtggcattctctgcctcagttgtcacatgaTGTTCTCTCTTCTGGCTCACTGTGCCCAAATTTGTTGGACACAGATCTTATTGGATTAAGAGCCCAGTCAGTCCAATATGCCCtaattttaacttgcctaattccatctgtaatgacccaCTTTCCAAATAACAGCACATCCTGAGGTACTGGGATTTGGATTTCAACATGTGTTTCTTGGAGACATAATTAAAACCATCACGTAGCAGTGACTGATTAATTGGAACCCTCCTGCACTgatgatgagaatgtaaaatggtgctgatGTGGAAAGCTATTTGAACAGTCCtctaaaagttaaacatagaattccaATAAGAACCTTCAATTACACTCCTAAGTACATATCCAAAGGATTTGGAAACAGGTACTCATAATGAGTACTTCAATGTTTATATCAGTATTATTCACAGTAACCCAAACTTGGAAAGAACTCATGTCTATtcataggtgaatggataaacaaaatgtgttatatacatattatttaatgtggttcagctgttaaaaggaataAAGTGAGCTCTGACATGCTACAGCATGGGtgagccttgaaaacataatgctgagtgaaataagtaggcaaacaaagacaaaaaatttaTGTCTTCACTCGTATGAATCAGCTTGAATGAGCCAATTCATAGACATTGAAAGTAGTTTGGGGCTTTGGTGGAGGGGGAATGGAGTGTCATTTCTTCATGATTACAGGGGTTCTGTCGTTAATGCTACTGAAATACTCatgtaaaaatggttaaaatgacccTTTATAAGAGTTAACTCCTGTTGTTTGGAACAAAATTTATATTAActgtttcttttgttaaatttgacaTCACAATGAATTATTGAACACTTTACATTTGCACATGATCTAAACTTCactttcctaattttcttttccatccccTCTTTGATGAGTAATGTATGATCCATTCACACCAGAATTACTTCCAGAGCTTGAAATTTTTCGTTATGCATTTGGCCCTTCTGACTAATTGTGCcacagaatttatttaaaaaactccTACCTCTCTCTTATTCATCTTCCAAAAGataaatttcatttctatttacCATAAAATACCTCAGACTGCTGTAATTTCATACATCAATTGCATCCTCCATTTGTAAATGTCATAGCATCTCACTGAGTAGTACTTCatattgtttgttttaaactttcCTGAGATGTTCACGGTCTGAACGGGAGCAaagttggtttaaaaaaatgaactttgtgaattttctcttccCAAACAATATTGATTTCCTTGTGGTCTTCTTAGTTGATTCAAAAAATAAAGATGTCAAATATATCTTAATTAATAgtccttcccctttccactcctgCAGTGGAGTTCCCTTCTGCTTTCTCAATGGGATGCTTCCACATTCATGAATCATTCAATAATGCTGTGAGTTccaaaatttcatgaaaatatttttctccttttattagtGGAAAATACAAAAGACCAGTTTTTCTAAGGCAGCACAAATTTACAGGAAGCAGAACATGAGGGTTTGTAGCCATAAGCCCTAATTCTTGAAGCAGTTGTGATCAGTTGATTTGCAGCACAGCCCACACTTATATGATGTATATCAACTGCTTGGGAAGGACCCATTATAATTAACTCATATAAATCATTTTTCTAAGTATTGCATATGTAGCTATTCACATGTAGAAATCCTTGTTCCCAATTATGGCACACATTCATTTGTCCTTTATACATATGAAAATGCAGATACTGATCATGAAAACTACCTACATACACAAAATCAAATTATTGCAGAAGATTTATTGTAATACATTGCTTTTGGTATGAATTACAAGTCAATTAAGTGCAAATACAAACATATTATAGTTAAGATTACTGATAATTAAAATGGGTccatcaatttatttaaaatcattttcagatTTCATAATCAGTGAAGCATAATTTCTCCCTTTAGAGCTGTATTATCTTTCAGGatgatgattatttttataaGACACTATACAGCACAAATGTACCAAATATGGATTGGATACAGaagatgttaaaattttaaagataaatgtaATGTCAAAAGTTTTGTgggaagaagaaaatgtatggcaTTGCCCAGCAGCTCAGCTatgaaataaatacttgtttaattTCTACTCTAAGCCACATACTAAGAGAGGCACTGGAGATATGTCTGCAGCCCTCAAATATAATATAGTTAGGTTGAGAAAAGGGACATATAAAAATACGTATAACAAATACATAATGTCAACTACTACTGACATAAGTGCTATGATGAAAAGGCAAATCTTGTGAAAAAGCatctaataaaagaaatttaagtaGTCTGGAATGATTCTATGCAAAGGACATCTCATGTATAAGTGGTTCAGGGCAGGAAAATACACACTAGATAAAAGAATCAAGAAATCATCTTAAGACGATATGGACTGCATATAAAGAAGCTATAAATATTTGCAACTCTTGATGGTAGTAAACTCAAATTTCTTGTCCATTGTTGACCTCTTCTAACATTTTTGATACCTTAGATATTTGATAGTATAACCCTATAGCTACTTTCTCTTCATAGTGATAATTGATCAAAGCTTTCTTTCCCACTGTCTTAGATTGAGAATATTGCCAAGCCCATTTCTTTTCTGCCTACCACACCTCCTCCCTCTTGCATTGTCTTTCATCATGAAGATCAATATAGCTCCCACTACTAGACCAGTCTTGCATCCCTTCCCATTTTTGCTACTTAGTTTTCTTCTGATTCCAATTCAACCCTCACATACATCCTCCAACTTCTTTTGAGACTCTCTACTTATCTACTTTTAAATAATGCTTAGATGTTACCTTTCTGAAAATTGTCTTTATATGTTGCCTCTGTAACCCACATTCATTCTAAGCTTCCATCTGGGCTTGTTGTCTTATTCTATACTTCCATAAATTTGTTTGAGTATTATCATAAGGGTGTGCATTAAATATAATAACCATAAGTTAAAATGTATCTATCTCTTATTATTGGAAGGTAAGGATAAAAACTATACTAGAAAAAATGGCATAAAATAGAGATGGAAACAAAATACATTGCCCAATACCTGGCATCCTTTGATTTCAGAATTGATAATCTGTATCACCCCATGACATAGCATTTAGGTACCCCCTTTTCCAAGAGTAATCATACATTCAATTTGCTGAGTGAATCCCGATCTATCTCTGATGCCCCAGAATCCTGCCCACTTTAGGATTTATGACAGATGAAGGTGTACCCATTGGGAAGATAATATAATACGAGCATATATCTCCCCAATTACAAGTGGAACTGTACTCTTTGTCCCATCCATTTGATGTGGGCATAGAAAATGCATCTTAATAACTGTTTAATGATTACAGCCAGAGTTTAAATGATATATCTTAATTTCATAGCCAAAATTATTTCCAGACTATACAACCAGATTGTTCAGCTCATTAGCAACGTCTGCTCATTAGCAGTTTCCTTGATGCAGTCTGTATATCCTTATTTCTTAGAGTATAGATAAAGGGATTCATAGTGGGTGGCACCACAATATACAACATTGAAACTAGCAAGTCTGAAGGCAATGGAGATTTGGGAAGGGGGTGTAAATAGTcaaaaaacccagaagagagaaagagagtcaCAACAATGAGGTGAGGCAGGCATGTGGAGAAAGCTTTGGACCTACCTTCTCTGGATGGCATCTTCAGAATAGTGGAGAAGATGTTAATGTAAGAAATATCAATGAACACAAAATAGACAATATCTAATACAAAGCTTATCCCAATAGCTACAAATTCTCCAATGTTATAAGAACAGGCAAGGGAAAGGAGTTGGGGGACATCACAGAAGAACTGGTGGACGTCAGGAGGCCCACACATGGGTGTAGAGAAAGTGACTGCTGTGTGCAGAATTGCATTAAGACCTCCACTGAGCCATGAAGAAATGGCCATCTGCACACAGGCCCCTTGGTTCATGATGATTTCATATTGGAGTGGGAGGCATATGgcaacatagcggtcataggacaTCACTGTGAGGAGAATTATTTCAGTAGTGgctaagaaaaataggaaaaataccTGTGAAACACAACCCACAAATGAGATGGTATTGTGATTAGTCATGGAGTTAGCAATGGATTTGGGGACAGTGACAGAAATGAAGCAAAGATCCAGAAAGGACAAGTTCTTCAGGAAGTAGTACATGGGGGTTTGTAGCCTATGATCCTTGGTGGTGAGAATGATGATGAGAAGATTCCCCAGTAGTGCTGCCAGGTAAATTATCAAAAACAGTACAGCATGTAAAATCTGGATCTCCCGACGATCAGAAAACCCCATGAGGAAGAATGTGGTCCCCAAGGTGAAGTTGTCCATTTCTCTGGGTACTTAAtcaattactctaaaaaataaagtgagtAACTGGAGAATGGAGAAAGGTGAATTCTCATTTATTATTATGATATTTGTGGTGCAAATTATTTTTCCCTCACTGACCCGTGTATCTATGATAAAATTTGAGACCTCTGTGACTTCTATGACAAAGTCATCATTGAGGTAATTTAACCCATTTTCCACATTAAATATGTAAAAGGAGATATAAAGAGATATAAGTCCCCAATCTTTCACCTTGAAATTATATTTAGGTTAAGGCCCATATGTCACATCTCAACTAGATAGAATTTCGTACTTTTCTTTTGCAATAGTAGTGAGTAAAGGACTATGGAGCAGTCAGTATGAGTACATATTTCAGCTTTTACTACCTTTGTGGCCTTGGATATGTTATTTGAGCACCAGTGTGATCAATTTGCACTGTGAGTATTTTTCTTTGGATCACTGTTCtgatacaattaaataaaaaggataaaaatgtcTAGCATAATTCTAGGCACATTTCTTCAATCCTGACTTTCTTCCTTATGCCAGTAGCCAGAAAAATTGTGGAAAAACTCTGAAATCtgccaaaaaaagagagaaaatactgAGACTCCTGTCCAGTGCATGAGTTATCtttacattttgttgttttttagcaattttacaattttatgtGTTGCCAAAAACTATTAAGAATGCAAACAATTATTTTCCAATGAAATGGAAATTCATTCTATTCTGATGTAATGCAATTGATTATTGCTCTGTAGAGAgatgcattttacatatatttgaaaattaattctgTCATTCTTTATCTGCCCTTATTTGATTTTTCCTCTCAACAGGGTGTAATATGTTGCTGACACActcattaacaaattaaaatattctgcatGACTGTGTTTATGTTTGTATGAAAGTCATTGTGTTATCCTTCTGGAAATAATCATTTAATACCTGACATAGAAAAATCTCCAATAATTAGAGGCAAACACTATGAAAGGAATTGAAACATTTTAGATAAATACAATAGGCAATTTAATAAGGGCATAGACAGCAGAAATCGACCAGATAATCTTTGTCCTTTTGCTGTGTTATATTTTGCCTGACAAAATCTGTCCTCAATTTTATTAGATGCTTCAAAATAGAACTGGACTATTTGAACTGTGCAGCAAAATATTCACATGCATTTCCTATGCATTAGAAGATTTTACTTTTCAATGGGTTCTCCAGTATTGCTGTTGTTGTCATTAGGGGATTGGAACAGAGAATCACAGGCTTTCAGCCAAATATCCTTTTTATATACCTAAAGTAGCAAAGTCTTGTATACTTTTCTGCTTAGCcagattttcattttctcctagTGCTCCTCCAGCTGCCCTTCGTCTGTGCCAGCCCCTTATTGTCACCATTTTCAGTGGAATACTCCACTACTAATGTGGCTGAGGATGGTAAATGCCCCCTACAGTTCTCTACTGATCTGTTCTTCCTACActtacttttctatttctttcctcttctcatgGATGAATAGTGGCTTCCTCCTACATAAGGTTGTAGTGCAGTGAAGTATTTCCATTGGAAATATGTGTTGCTATTATTTAGTAATTCACACTTAATTTACATATTCTTAAGTGTTGGTGGTCTGTGCTGGATCTCATTATGAACCTATGTCAAGTAGGACTAGGATTTCACCAGTATTTCAGATCCTATTCTATTAATTGTTTGCTCAATGAATGCAGAACTTAGTTCTCTCTGAAGTGtggatattttaatctttttttcttgtttgtgatACGATTTCTGCATCTGAAGactttctctctcattttgttCCTCTCTTTCCTGCAGTTTGAATGTCAGTACTCCTTTACTCATGCATGACCCAAAAAAATATTGCTGTTGGTTATTTATAACTGGTTCTCCTACTATAATATATTGCTTAGGTAAAAATTGTAACCATATAAGGTGATTTTTTGAACCAAACTATGGCAGACTATAAGTGCTTCAGGAGTACTGAGAGAATCAATGTTGATTTGATGTAAAAAATGTGGCAAAGGGAATGTTAACTCTTGAAAATGGTGCTATTTTGGAAggcaaaaaggaagaggaaggcaTTTAAACTAGGATAAACAGTGGGAACAAACGAGAACCTCAGCAGCCTGAAAGTTGTAGAGACAGAACACTCTAGCAAATGTGTGTCAAAATAGCCTGGATACGATGGATAAGAGAGTTGACGGATATGAGCAATGGCCTCAGAGGTTTAGCTTTTTACTTCTCCACATTGAAAGCAAGGTTGCTTTCATACCTATCAGCGTATGACTAAGATGTCATACCATTTCCTTAAAATTAGTTGGTTTTTagaatgaaaacttttttttaagtagaaaaagAGGTCAAGAATGTGTTCTAATAGTGTagcaaaaaattatcaaaatatgaCCTGGGATAAGTGgtcacaaaagaaa encodes:
- the LOC119524494 gene encoding olfactory receptor 14A16-like, producing MDNFTLGTTFFLMGFSDRREIQILHAVLFLIIYLAALLGNLLIIILTTKDHRLQTPMYYFLKNLSFLDLCFISVTVPKSIANSMTNHNTISFVGCVSQVFFLFFLATTEIILLTVMSYDRYVAICLPLQYEIIMNQGACVQMAISSWLSGGLNAILHTAVTFSTPMCGPPDVHQFFCDVPQLLSLACSYNIGEFVAIGISFVLDIVYFVFIDISYINIFSTILKMPSREGRSKAFSTCLPHLIVVTLFLSSGFFDYLHPLPKSPLPSDLLVSMLYIVVPPTMNPFIYTLRNKDIQTASRKLLMSRRC